In one Drosophila pseudoobscura strain MV-25-SWS-2005 chromosome X, UCI_Dpse_MV25, whole genome shotgun sequence genomic region, the following are encoded:
- the HisRS gene encoding histidine--tRNA ligase, cytoplasmic isoform X2: MSDSREQILEQIKEQGDLVRQLKGAKESKEKIDEEVARLLALKAQLGGDAAPASQKFTLKTPKGTRDYAPQQMTLRQGVLDKIVQVFKRHGGEAIDTPVFELKEVLTGKYGEDSKLIYDLKDQGGEILSMRYDLTVPLARYLAMNKISSIKRYHIAKVYRRDNPAMTRGRYREFYQCDFDIAGTYDPMLADAECVKIVAEILDTLEIGDYVIKLNHRQLLDGMFEACGVPAESFRAICSAVDKLDKSPWADVRKEMVTEKGLDEATAEMIGEYVRLSGGTELVEQLLADPKLKAVPNAVKGLEGMQLLLKYCSIFGLDKRVSFDLSLARGLDYYTGVIYEGVLKAEPSSRSPAKSPQQNGETAEQATVGSVAGGGRYDNLVGMFDTRGKAVPCVGVSIGVERIFAVLEARFAASKVKLRTNDVEAYVASAHKGLHEQRLRVLNQLWDAGIKAEHSYKLNPKLLVQLQHCEEHQIPLVVVLGDAELAQGLVKLREVTTRQETSVKLEDLPGEIRRRQQA, from the exons ATGAGTGATTCGCGTGAACAGATTTTGGAGCAAATTAAAGAGCAAGGCGATCTCGTGCGTCAGTTAAAGGGAGCCAAGGAGTCCAAGGAGAAG ATCGATGAGGAAGTCGCCCGCCTTCTGGCCCTCAAGGCCCAACTAGGCGGCGATGCGGCCCCCGCCAGCCAGAAATTCACCCTGAAGACGCCCAAGGGCACCCGGGACTATGCCCCCCAGCAGATGACGCTGCGCCAGGGCGTACTGGACAAGATTGTGCAGGTTTTTAAGCGCCACGGTGGCGAGGCCATCGACACGCCCGTCTTTGAGTTGAAG GAAGTGCTCACTGGAAAGTACGGCGAGGACTCGAAGCTGATCTATGACCTGAAGGACCAGGGCGGCGAGATCCTGTCCATGCGGTACGACCTCACGGTGCCCCTCGCCCGTTACCTGGCCATGAACAAGATATCCAGCATCAAGCGCTACCATATCGCCAAGGTCTATCGGCGGGACAACCCGGCCATGACCCGCGGCCGGTACCGGGAATTCTACCAGTGCGACTTCGACATCGCCGGCACCTACGACCCAATGCTTGCCGACGCTGAGTGCGTGAAGATCGTGGCCGAGATCCTGGACACGCTGGAAATTGGAGATTATGTGATAAAGCTGAACCACCGCCAGCTGCTGGACGGCATGTTCGAGGCTTGCGGCGTCCCGGCTGAGAGCTTCCGCGCCATCTGCTCGGCAGTGGACAAGCTGGACAAG TCCCCCTGGGCGGATGTGCGCAAGGAAATGGTGACGGAGAAGGGCCTAGACGAGGCAACGGCCGAAATGATTGGCGAGTATGTGCGCCTAAGCGGCGGAACGGAATTggtggagcagctgctggcggACCCCAAGCTGAAGGCAGTGCCCAATGCGGTCAAGGGTCTGGAGGGGATGCAGTTGCTGCTCAAGTACTGCTCCATCTTCGGCCTGGACAAACGGGTAAGCTTCGACCTGAGTCTGGCGCGTGGCCTCGACTACTATACGGGCGTCATCTACGAGGGCGTGCTCAAGGCAGAGCCCAGCAGCAGATCCCCGGCGAAGTCCCCACAGCAGAACGGGGAGACCGCGGAGCAGGCCACCGTGGGATCTGTGGCCGGTGGCGGTCGGTACGACAACCTGGTAGGAATGTTCGATACACGCGGCAAGGCCGTTCCCTGCGTGGGTGTCTCCATTGGCGTGGAGCGGATATTCGCAGTGCTGGAGGCCCGGTTCGCGGCCAGCAAGGTGAAGCTTCGCACCAACGATGTGGAGGCGTACGTGGCATCCGCTCACAAGGGTCTCCACGAGCAGCGGCTGCGCGTGCTCAACCAGCTCTGGGATGCAGGCATCAAG GCGGAGCACTCGTACAAGCTGAATCCGAAGCTATTGGTCCAACTGCAGCACTGCGAGGAGCACCAGATCCCCCTGGTTGTCGTCCTGGGCGACGCGGAGCTGGCCCAGGGTCTTGTCAAGCTGCGCGAGGTTACCACACGGCAGGAGACGAGCGTCAAGCTGGAGGATTTGCCTGGAGAAATTCGGAGACGTCAGCAGGCCTAA
- the HisRS gene encoding histidine--tRNA ligase, cytoplasmic isoform X3 has translation MSDSREQILEQIKEQGDLVRQLKGAKESKEKLAAPGGVRSRSTIEKAQQQQQEQQNQHEPQQQQQIQEQQQQQAQINKIDEEVARLLALKAQLGGDAAPASQKFTLKTPKGTRDYAPQQMTLRQGVLDKIVQVFKRHGGEAIDTPVFELKEVLTGKYGEDSKLIYDLKDQGGEILSMRYDLTVPLARYLAMNKISSIKRYHIAKVYRRDNPAMTRGRYREFYQCDFDIAGTYDPMLADAECVKIVAEILDTLEIGDYVIKLNHRQLLDGMFEACGVPAESFRAICSAVDKLDKSPWADVRKEMVTEKGLDEATAEMIGEYVRLSGGTELVEQLLADPKLKAVPNAVKGLEGMQLLLKYCSIFGLDKRVSFDLSLARGLDYYTGVIYEGVLKAEPSSRSPAKSPQQNGETAEQATVGSVAGGGRYDNLVGMFDTRGKAVPCVGVSIGVERIFAVLEARFAASKVKLRTNDVEAYVASAHKGLHEQRLRVLNQLWDAGIKAEHSYKLNPKLLVQLQHCEEHQIPLVVVLGDAELAQGLVKLREVTTRQETSVKLEDLPGEIRRRQQA, from the exons ATGAGTGATTCGCGTGAACAGATTTTGGAGCAAATTAAAGAGCAAGGCGATCTCGTGCGTCAGTTAAAGGGAGCCAAGGAGTCCAAGGAGAAG CTGGCGGCGCCTGGCGGTGTGCGCTCGAGATCAACGATTGAAAaagcacagcaacaacaacaagaacaacaaaatcagcatgagccacaacagcaacaacagatacaagaacaacaacaacaacaagcacagATCAATAAG ATCGATGAGGAAGTCGCCCGCCTTCTGGCCCTCAAGGCCCAACTAGGCGGCGATGCGGCCCCCGCCAGCCAGAAATTCACCCTGAAGACGCCCAAGGGCACCCGGGACTATGCCCCCCAGCAGATGACGCTGCGCCAGGGCGTACTGGACAAGATTGTGCAGGTTTTTAAGCGCCACGGTGGCGAGGCCATCGACACGCCCGTCTTTGAGTTGAAG GAAGTGCTCACTGGAAAGTACGGCGAGGACTCGAAGCTGATCTATGACCTGAAGGACCAGGGCGGCGAGATCCTGTCCATGCGGTACGACCTCACGGTGCCCCTCGCCCGTTACCTGGCCATGAACAAGATATCCAGCATCAAGCGCTACCATATCGCCAAGGTCTATCGGCGGGACAACCCGGCCATGACCCGCGGCCGGTACCGGGAATTCTACCAGTGCGACTTCGACATCGCCGGCACCTACGACCCAATGCTTGCCGACGCTGAGTGCGTGAAGATCGTGGCCGAGATCCTGGACACGCTGGAAATTGGAGATTATGTGATAAAGCTGAACCACCGCCAGCTGCTGGACGGCATGTTCGAGGCTTGCGGCGTCCCGGCTGAGAGCTTCCGCGCCATCTGCTCGGCAGTGGACAAGCTGGACAAG TCCCCCTGGGCGGATGTGCGCAAGGAAATGGTGACGGAGAAGGGCCTAGACGAGGCAACGGCCGAAATGATTGGCGAGTATGTGCGCCTAAGCGGCGGAACGGAATTggtggagcagctgctggcggACCCCAAGCTGAAGGCAGTGCCCAATGCGGTCAAGGGTCTGGAGGGGATGCAGTTGCTGCTCAAGTACTGCTCCATCTTCGGCCTGGACAAACGGGTAAGCTTCGACCTGAGTCTGGCGCGTGGCCTCGACTACTATACGGGCGTCATCTACGAGGGCGTGCTCAAGGCAGAGCCCAGCAGCAGATCCCCGGCGAAGTCCCCACAGCAGAACGGGGAGACCGCGGAGCAGGCCACCGTGGGATCTGTGGCCGGTGGCGGTCGGTACGACAACCTGGTAGGAATGTTCGATACACGCGGCAAGGCCGTTCCCTGCGTGGGTGTCTCCATTGGCGTGGAGCGGATATTCGCAGTGCTGGAGGCCCGGTTCGCGGCCAGCAAGGTGAAGCTTCGCACCAACGATGTGGAGGCGTACGTGGCATCCGCTCACAAGGGTCTCCACGAGCAGCGGCTGCGCGTGCTCAACCAGCTCTGGGATGCAGGCATCAAG GCGGAGCACTCGTACAAGCTGAATCCGAAGCTATTGGTCCAACTGCAGCACTGCGAGGAGCACCAGATCCCCCTGGTTGTCGTCCTGGGCGACGCGGAGCTGGCCCAGGGTCTTGTCAAGCTGCGCGAGGTTACCACACGGCAGGAGACGAGCGTCAAGCTGGAGGATTTGCCTGGAGAAATTCGGAGACGTCAGCAGGCCTAA
- the HisRS gene encoding histidine--tRNA ligase, cytoplasmic isoform X1 yields the protein MLRSIGRQWRCSAAFQCATYQLAAPGGVRSRSTIEKAQQQQQEQQNQHEPQQQQQIQEQQQQQAQINKIDEEVARLLALKAQLGGDAAPASQKFTLKTPKGTRDYAPQQMTLRQGVLDKIVQVFKRHGGEAIDTPVFELKEVLTGKYGEDSKLIYDLKDQGGEILSMRYDLTVPLARYLAMNKISSIKRYHIAKVYRRDNPAMTRGRYREFYQCDFDIAGTYDPMLADAECVKIVAEILDTLEIGDYVIKLNHRQLLDGMFEACGVPAESFRAICSAVDKLDKSPWADVRKEMVTEKGLDEATAEMIGEYVRLSGGTELVEQLLADPKLKAVPNAVKGLEGMQLLLKYCSIFGLDKRVSFDLSLARGLDYYTGVIYEGVLKAEPSSRSPAKSPQQNGETAEQATVGSVAGGGRYDNLVGMFDTRGKAVPCVGVSIGVERIFAVLEARFAASKVKLRTNDVEAYVASAHKGLHEQRLRVLNQLWDAGIKAEHSYKLNPKLLVQLQHCEEHQIPLVVVLGDAELAQGLVKLREVTTRQETSVKLEDLPGEIRRRQQA from the exons ATGTTGCGTTCAATTGGCCGCCAGTGGCGCTGTAGTGCTGCGTTTCAGTGTGCAACGTACCAGCTGGCGGCGCCTGGCGGTGTGCGCTCGAGATCAACGATTGAAAaagcacagcaacaacaacaagaacaacaaaatcagcatgagccacaacagcaacaacagatacaagaacaacaacaacaacaagcacagATCAATAAG ATCGATGAGGAAGTCGCCCGCCTTCTGGCCCTCAAGGCCCAACTAGGCGGCGATGCGGCCCCCGCCAGCCAGAAATTCACCCTGAAGACGCCCAAGGGCACCCGGGACTATGCCCCCCAGCAGATGACGCTGCGCCAGGGCGTACTGGACAAGATTGTGCAGGTTTTTAAGCGCCACGGTGGCGAGGCCATCGACACGCCCGTCTTTGAGTTGAAG GAAGTGCTCACTGGAAAGTACGGCGAGGACTCGAAGCTGATCTATGACCTGAAGGACCAGGGCGGCGAGATCCTGTCCATGCGGTACGACCTCACGGTGCCCCTCGCCCGTTACCTGGCCATGAACAAGATATCCAGCATCAAGCGCTACCATATCGCCAAGGTCTATCGGCGGGACAACCCGGCCATGACCCGCGGCCGGTACCGGGAATTCTACCAGTGCGACTTCGACATCGCCGGCACCTACGACCCAATGCTTGCCGACGCTGAGTGCGTGAAGATCGTGGCCGAGATCCTGGACACGCTGGAAATTGGAGATTATGTGATAAAGCTGAACCACCGCCAGCTGCTGGACGGCATGTTCGAGGCTTGCGGCGTCCCGGCTGAGAGCTTCCGCGCCATCTGCTCGGCAGTGGACAAGCTGGACAAG TCCCCCTGGGCGGATGTGCGCAAGGAAATGGTGACGGAGAAGGGCCTAGACGAGGCAACGGCCGAAATGATTGGCGAGTATGTGCGCCTAAGCGGCGGAACGGAATTggtggagcagctgctggcggACCCCAAGCTGAAGGCAGTGCCCAATGCGGTCAAGGGTCTGGAGGGGATGCAGTTGCTGCTCAAGTACTGCTCCATCTTCGGCCTGGACAAACGGGTAAGCTTCGACCTGAGTCTGGCGCGTGGCCTCGACTACTATACGGGCGTCATCTACGAGGGCGTGCTCAAGGCAGAGCCCAGCAGCAGATCCCCGGCGAAGTCCCCACAGCAGAACGGGGAGACCGCGGAGCAGGCCACCGTGGGATCTGTGGCCGGTGGCGGTCGGTACGACAACCTGGTAGGAATGTTCGATACACGCGGCAAGGCCGTTCCCTGCGTGGGTGTCTCCATTGGCGTGGAGCGGATATTCGCAGTGCTGGAGGCCCGGTTCGCGGCCAGCAAGGTGAAGCTTCGCACCAACGATGTGGAGGCGTACGTGGCATCCGCTCACAAGGGTCTCCACGAGCAGCGGCTGCGCGTGCTCAACCAGCTCTGGGATGCAGGCATCAAG GCGGAGCACTCGTACAAGCTGAATCCGAAGCTATTGGTCCAACTGCAGCACTGCGAGGAGCACCAGATCCCCCTGGTTGTCGTCCTGGGCGACGCGGAGCTGGCCCAGGGTCTTGTCAAGCTGCGCGAGGTTACCACACGGCAGGAGACGAGCGTCAAGCTGGAGGATTTGCCTGGAGAAATTCGGAGACGTCAGCAGGCCTAA
- the LOC4814372 gene encoding uncharacterized protein: MSKAPKVQSITPSAKPAAESKEGAAVDVGETERRVKVITSMGYPEALVRVRLSEAGNNVERAVNLLLDEQTGAHDQRRKRRCIKKLRNGLLGDPYATHNEIERMMKDRRCAQTLTEMVNGRSLELMQGLLDLSSSSDEEEDGEDQESSSSSSGSSSTLMEGSPSSN, from the coding sequence ATGTCGAAAGCACCGAAGGTCCAATCCATAACACCGTCAGcaaaaccagcagcagaatcaAAAGAAGGTGCTGCTGTGGACGTAGGGGAGACCGAGCGTCGGGTAAAGGTGATTACGTCCATGGGCTACCCGGAGGCCCTGGTCCGAGTCCGTCTCAGTGAGGCCGGAAACAACGTGGAGAGAGCCGTGAATCTGTTGCTGGATGAGCAGACGGGCGCGCACGACCAACGCCGCAAGCGCCGCTGCATCAAGAAGCTACGGAATGGGCTTTTGGGTGATCCATACGCCACCCACAACGAAATCGAGCGGATGATGAAGGATCGGCGCTGTGCGCAGACTCTGACCGAGATGGTGAACGGCCGCAGCCTGGAGCTTATGCAGGGTTTGCTCGActtgtcctcctcctccgacgaggaggaggatggggAGGACCAGGAATCATCGTCCTCCTCTTCGGGGTCGTCATCAACGTTGATGGAAGGTTCCCCGTCCAGCAACTAG